The following coding sequences are from one Microbulbifer sp. TB1203 window:
- a CDS encoding VOC family protein: MKIEHFAFNVADPVAVAAWYTEHFDMRVARSLDKAPFTHFLADSSGAVMIEIYNNPADEVPPYGEMNPLLLHLAFVCKEPETSREKLEKAGASFVDEVRLNDGSHLVMMRDPWGLAIQLCKRGQPMLEVEGT; the protein is encoded by the coding sequence ATGAAGATCGAACATTTTGCTTTCAACGTGGCGGACCCCGTGGCGGTGGCCGCCTGGTACACGGAACATTTCGATATGCGTGTGGCACGCAGCCTTGATAAGGCGCCCTTCACCCATTTCCTCGCCGACTCCAGCGGTGCGGTAATGATCGAAATCTATAACAACCCAGCGGATGAAGTCCCGCCCTATGGAGAGATGAACCCGCTGTTGTTGCACTTGGCGTTTGTCTGTAAAGAACCGGAAACCAGTCGGGAGAAATTGGAAAAGGCCGGGGCCAGTTTTGTGGACGAAGTGCGACTGAATGACGGCTCGCATCTGGTGATGATGCGTGATCCTTGGGGATTGGCGATTCAGCTTTGTAAGCGCGGGCAGCCGATGCTGGAAGTTGAAGGAACTTGA
- a CDS encoding TonB-dependent receptor, protein MNKYKIKPLVLAMAVASPVFAQEQSANEQGQTLEEITVTGFRASLQKGLDAKRMNANSSDSIVAEDIGKMPDLNLAESLQRVPGVAITREGGEGRNITVRGLGPGFSRTTLNGMEVPASTGGLDSSGGVNRGRDFDFNVFASELFNRITIHKSPVASVEEGGLASTVELSTAKPLDTPGQHIAFGGQLMVDSFAGEQDPRFTGLYSNTFMDDKLGVLVSAAYSERTVRQEGFGTVRWTSPHANGGRSWASGTSPTVVNGTPNPGANHSGEVDPDANPLDYMWTPRLPRMDSFNRDQERLGLTGSLQYRPTDTMEFSLDVLSSNLKADVTSYNYFAQFRNVYDTVIPTEVTLDESGRMIVAGEFENVAPRSESRGQFSETDFQQVVLSGKFDLADNITLDVMYGNAVSEHSEDQLRFNQTAAEGHSFSYSFLEDGDIAEMSYGFDILDPSNYEWSGPTLRRDIVERTNDTFRADFTIEGDSSSVKTGLIWNSRKVESQRWDAININSLNGEVVAAGLADQLGNVVDDYSDGIDAPSGFPTNWLVADYDAAAAAWGVGQWELNEDDSSTYDIKEETLGGYVETNVETQLLGLPLTVNAGLRIVDSEVTSQGVASDGEGGFVPTRREGSYTEVLPSTNLVWEFREDLLLRLGVGRNISRPGLGSLAGTVSVTPINQSVSLGNPDLEPVRANSADLGLEWYFDDESVLALTLFHKEIESFITTQELENQFLPDDIRAAVAARPEYDPNSPLFEPNVIQPDEQGWDLRTPVNGEGATVEGYEIGYQQPLRFLPGWASNFGLLANYTHVRSSADFGDGVEGELPGLSKNSYNMGVYYETDQFGARLMVNDRDDYTTRAPGSNGNAAEMTSGPTRVDMSAFYNVTDYLKVTLEAINLTNETERLYTTGPTGDMDLVREYNSTGREILLGMRVNF, encoded by the coding sequence ATGAACAAATATAAAATCAAGCCGCTCGTGTTGGCTATGGCAGTAGCTTCGCCGGTGTTTGCTCAGGAGCAAAGTGCTAATGAACAAGGACAGACGCTGGAAGAAATCACCGTAACGGGGTTTCGCGCCTCCTTGCAAAAGGGTTTGGACGCCAAGCGTATGAATGCCAACAGCAGCGATAGCATCGTCGCCGAAGACATCGGCAAGATGCCGGATCTCAACCTGGCCGAGTCGTTGCAGCGGGTGCCCGGTGTTGCCATCACCCGCGAGGGTGGTGAGGGTCGCAATATCACCGTGCGCGGCCTTGGTCCGGGTTTTTCGCGCACTACTCTGAACGGTATGGAAGTTCCCGCCAGTACCGGCGGCCTGGATTCCTCCGGTGGTGTCAACCGCGGCCGCGATTTCGATTTCAACGTTTTCGCTTCGGAGCTATTCAACAGAATCACTATCCATAAGTCACCCGTCGCCTCGGTGGAGGAGGGCGGACTGGCGTCCACAGTGGAGCTGTCCACTGCCAAACCTTTGGATACTCCCGGCCAGCATATAGCTTTCGGTGGCCAGTTGATGGTGGACAGCTTTGCCGGTGAGCAGGATCCGCGTTTCACCGGCCTCTACAGCAATACCTTTATGGACGATAAGCTGGGCGTACTTGTGAGCGCTGCCTACTCTGAGCGCACCGTGCGCCAGGAGGGCTTCGGTACTGTACGTTGGACCAGTCCCCATGCCAATGGGGGCAGGAGTTGGGCCAGCGGAACTTCCCCAACCGTGGTCAACGGCACTCCTAACCCCGGAGCGAACCATTCCGGAGAGGTGGACCCCGACGCGAACCCGCTTGACTATATGTGGACGCCGCGCCTCCCACGTATGGACTCCTTCAACCGCGACCAGGAGCGCCTGGGCCTTACCGGCTCGCTGCAGTACCGCCCCACGGACACCATGGAGTTCTCCCTGGATGTACTCAGCTCGAATCTGAAGGCGGATGTGACCTCATACAACTACTTCGCCCAGTTCCGGAATGTCTATGACACTGTGATTCCCACCGAAGTCACTCTCGATGAATCCGGGCGTATGATCGTCGCCGGCGAATTTGAAAACGTGGCACCCCGCTCTGAGAGCCGCGGCCAGTTCAGTGAGACAGATTTCCAGCAGGTAGTGCTCTCAGGCAAGTTCGATCTTGCGGACAATATCACTCTGGATGTGATGTACGGCAACGCAGTGTCCGAGCACAGTGAGGACCAGCTGCGCTTCAACCAGACTGCCGCCGAGGGACACAGCTTCTCCTACTCCTTCTTGGAAGACGGCGATATTGCCGAGATGTCCTATGGCTTCGATATCCTCGACCCCTCAAACTATGAGTGGTCTGGCCCAACTTTACGTCGGGATATCGTCGAGCGCACCAATGATACCTTTCGCGCCGATTTCACCATCGAAGGCGACAGTTCCAGTGTCAAGACAGGTTTGATCTGGAACAGCCGTAAGGTGGAATCCCAGCGGTGGGATGCCATTAACATTAACTCTCTAAACGGAGAAGTGGTAGCCGCGGGCTTGGCAGACCAGTTGGGCAATGTCGTGGATGACTATTCCGACGGCATAGACGCGCCCTCTGGTTTCCCCACCAACTGGCTGGTGGCGGATTACGATGCGGCCGCTGCCGCCTGGGGTGTAGGTCAATGGGAGCTGAACGAAGACGACTCCAGCACCTACGACATCAAAGAAGAGACCCTGGGTGGCTATGTGGAGACCAATGTGGAAACCCAGCTGCTGGGTCTGCCCCTCACCGTGAATGCCGGCTTGCGCATAGTGGACTCCGAAGTAACCTCACAGGGTGTGGCCAGCGACGGCGAGGGTGGCTTCGTGCCCACCCGCAGGGAGGGTAGCTATACAGAAGTGCTGCCTTCCACCAACCTGGTGTGGGAGTTCCGCGAAGATCTGCTGCTGCGCCTGGGCGTGGGCCGCAACATCAGCCGGCCGGGGCTCGGCAGTCTCGCGGGCACGGTCAGTGTGACGCCCATCAACCAGAGTGTCTCTCTCGGCAATCCGGATCTTGAGCCGGTGCGAGCCAATTCTGCGGACCTGGGTCTGGAGTGGTATTTCGACGACGAGTCGGTACTGGCGCTGACCCTGTTCCACAAGGAGATAGAGAGCTTTATTACCACTCAGGAACTGGAAAATCAGTTCCTGCCTGACGATATCCGCGCTGCGGTTGCAGCGCGGCCTGAATATGATCCCAACAGTCCGCTGTTCGAGCCCAATGTCATTCAGCCGGATGAACAGGGCTGGGATCTCCGGACGCCCGTCAATGGTGAAGGCGCTACCGTGGAAGGTTACGAGATTGGCTACCAGCAACCGCTGCGCTTCCTGCCGGGCTGGGCCAGCAATTTCGGCCTGCTTGCCAACTACACCCACGTGCGATCCAGCGCCGACTTCGGCGATGGTGTCGAGGGCGAACTGCCGGGCCTGTCGAAGAACAGCTATAACATGGGCGTCTACTATGAGACGGACCAGTTCGGAGCCCGCCTGATGGTTAACGACAGGGATGATTACACCACCCGTGCACCTGGATCCAACGGCAACGCGGCTGAGATGACTAGCGGTCCCACCCGTGTGGATATGTCGGCCTTCTACAACGTGACCGACTATCTGAAGGTGACCTTGGAAGCCATCAACCTCACCAACGAAACCGAGCGCCTGTATACCACTGGCCCTACCGGTGACATGGATCTGGTGAGGGAGTACAACAGTACTGGACGGGAAATTCTGCTGGGCATGAGAGTCAACTTCTAA
- a CDS encoding glycoside hydrolase 43 family protein has translation MKQLLIACAALCLLAQTANAAEYRNPIIHADYSDPDAVRVGDDFYMISSSFNHAPALPILHSRDLVHWRLLGHVLEQQVPDERFSIPQHGNGVWAPSLRYHDDKFWVFYGDPDQGIFVITAEDMRGPWSEPHLLKEGKGLIDPTPLWDDDGKAYLLHAWAKSRSGINNVLTLHRMSADARKVLDKGKVVIDGNKIPGYRTLEGPKFYKRDGYYYVFAPAGGVTQGWQSVFRAKKIEGPYEAKVVLAQGNTPINGPHQGAWVSTSGGEDWFLHFQDKDAYGRIVHLQPMQWRDGWPVIGADPDGDGRGEPVLSYARPKVSAASSDFSLATSDEFDTKELQPQWQWNANWRADWYSLSDNPGHLRLFAQPGTGEAENLWHVPSLLLQKFPAEEFRVETKLRLEGDKAQAGLLVYGTDYAWLGLRNEDGKSQLIYNVCIGARGGCKTHEVLLAELEKPQAEISISVFPEGRTVFSYRQPDGNWTPLNEGFIAQPGRWVGARFGLFAQGDNGHADFDYLHVN, from the coding sequence GTGAAACAGCTCCTAATAGCATGCGCTGCGCTGTGTTTACTGGCGCAAACCGCTAATGCCGCCGAATATCGAAATCCCATAATTCACGCCGACTATTCGGACCCGGATGCGGTTCGGGTGGGCGACGATTTCTATATGATTTCGTCCAGCTTCAACCATGCGCCCGCCCTGCCGATACTGCACTCCAGGGACCTGGTGCACTGGCGCCTGCTCGGCCACGTGCTGGAGCAGCAGGTGCCGGACGAGCGTTTTTCTATTCCCCAGCACGGCAACGGCGTCTGGGCGCCCAGCCTGCGCTATCACGACGACAAATTCTGGGTTTTCTACGGCGACCCGGATCAGGGTATTTTCGTGATCACCGCCGAGGATATGCGCGGCCCCTGGAGCGAGCCACACCTTCTGAAAGAAGGAAAAGGGCTGATTGACCCCACCCCCCTGTGGGATGACGATGGCAAGGCCTACCTGCTGCACGCCTGGGCCAAGAGCCGTTCCGGCATCAATAATGTACTCACCCTGCACCGCATGAGCGCCGATGCGCGCAAGGTTCTCGACAAGGGCAAAGTGGTGATCGACGGCAATAAGATTCCCGGCTATCGCACTCTGGAAGGCCCCAAGTTTTACAAGCGCGACGGCTACTACTATGTGTTTGCGCCCGCGGGCGGTGTCACACAGGGCTGGCAGTCGGTATTCCGCGCAAAAAAAATCGAAGGACCTTACGAGGCGAAGGTGGTGTTGGCTCAGGGCAATACCCCCATCAACGGCCCGCACCAGGGCGCCTGGGTAAGCACCTCCGGTGGTGAGGACTGGTTCCTGCATTTCCAGGACAAGGACGCCTACGGCCGTATAGTGCACCTGCAACCCATGCAATGGAGAGATGGCTGGCCGGTGATCGGCGCAGACCCCGACGGTGATGGTCGCGGCGAGCCGGTACTGAGCTACGCGCGTCCCAAAGTATCCGCGGCATCGTCGGACTTTTCCCTGGCTACCAGCGACGAATTCGATACGAAAGAACTGCAGCCCCAGTGGCAGTGGAACGCCAACTGGCGCGCCGACTGGTATTCGCTTAGCGATAACCCCGGCCACCTGCGCCTCTTTGCCCAGCCCGGCACCGGTGAGGCAGAAAACCTCTGGCATGTGCCGTCGCTGTTATTGCAGAAGTTCCCGGCGGAAGAGTTCCGCGTGGAGACCAAGCTGCGGCTCGAGGGAGACAAGGCCCAGGCCGGCCTGTTGGTCTACGGCACCGACTACGCCTGGCTCGGGCTGCGCAACGAAGACGGCAAAAGCCAGCTGATTTACAACGTGTGTATCGGCGCCCGCGGCGGTTGCAAGACCCATGAGGTTCTGCTCGCAGAGCTGGAGAAGCCCCAGGCGGAAATCAGCATCAGCGTCTTTCCCGAAGGCCGTACCGTGTTTTCCTACCGCCAGCCGGATGGGAACTGGACACCGCTGAACGAGGGATTTATCGCCCAACCCGGACGCTGGGTGGGCGCCCGCTTCGGCCTCTTTGCCCAAGGCGACAACGGCCACGCAGACTTCGACTATCTGCACGTAAACTAA
- a CDS encoding TonB-dependent receptor — protein MMDSILAEDIADFPDQNLAESLQRIPGVAIDRDDGEGRTITVRGLGSTYTRVQVNGMQAQSLAAGSGGPRTDRSFDFNVFASELFNRLDVYKTTSAELEEGSLGATVSLQTARPLDYDPFTLVTNLQESYNDQSGEMTPRMSGLFSLSNEDKTLGFLLSGAYSQKNSSTEGAETVRWETWEGSKGTGLVNCSACDSDDERAAVMQSWHPRIPRIADKTNEQDRLGLTSSFQWRPAESTQLTADVLYAKVDVTRNEPYLGAISLARLDTKPNSGTSEMDILDYTIDDNGTMTSAIVAGADVRSENFRADWDSEYKQYSLGLEHDFSDRLRVKALVGATKSVMDNREVTVVYEHFSDGDTVNDGEEDEYSRQNVAYADADDWVSWNYNGSTSLDMAYGFDLSNPANWELSEYRDRLYDASSETEHASFDLEFDLSDAFTLKAGASSKFYGYEIRGQRADKLFSEADIEDGTRDGNACGISAALSGGDGSTVNSGGQTYFMADFARSSELMASGCWDYAPRAGDNRKVDEDSLGYFAQIDMDTEVFGHRLRGNLGVRQVTTELAATGLTVFTDEDDVDQEVYATVKHEYDDTLPALNLAYNLSDDVILRAGAAKVMSRPNLTDLNPGGSVSIFGEPRVSYGNPYIEPFRAKAYDLSAEWYFAENALVSLALFQKDIDSFPTSDRVDMPWSETGLPDSMLGAQVDQLKDAVFEVSRRVNGGGAEVKGWELQYQQPLTFLPGPEWVRDFGVQSNYTRVEGETDSGNPFTGLSEESYNFTLYWENEDFQARISNAYRGEYFRNLSREEKVGASNHIDLSASYNVNDNWKLSFEAINIGDEPKYRYLGEDEKRLYDEHFTGAQYYLGATYRY, from the coding sequence ATGATGGATTCAATTCTGGCGGAGGATATTGCCGATTTCCCCGACCAGAACTTGGCGGAGTCCCTGCAGCGCATACCCGGGGTGGCCATCGACCGGGACGACGGTGAGGGCCGCACCATCACCGTGCGCGGTCTGGGCTCCACCTACACTCGCGTGCAGGTCAACGGTATGCAGGCCCAGTCTCTGGCCGCAGGCTCCGGAGGTCCGCGTACCGATCGCAGCTTCGATTTTAACGTCTTCGCCTCCGAGCTATTCAACCGCCTGGATGTCTACAAGACCACTTCGGCGGAGCTGGAAGAGGGCTCGTTGGGCGCCACCGTGTCCCTGCAGACCGCTCGTCCGCTCGACTACGATCCCTTCACCCTGGTGACCAATCTGCAAGAGAGCTACAACGACCAGTCCGGCGAAATGACCCCGCGTATGTCGGGCCTGTTCAGTCTCAGCAATGAGGACAAAACCCTCGGTTTCCTGCTCTCCGGTGCCTACTCACAAAAGAATTCCAGCACCGAGGGCGCCGAAACCGTGCGCTGGGAAACCTGGGAGGGCAGCAAGGGAACCGGCCTGGTTAACTGCAGCGCCTGCGACAGCGACGACGAGCGGGCCGCGGTTATGCAATCCTGGCATCCGCGCATACCCCGTATCGCCGACAAGACCAATGAACAGGACCGTCTGGGCCTGACCTCGTCCTTCCAATGGCGGCCCGCCGAGAGCACCCAGCTGACCGCGGATGTCCTCTACGCGAAAGTGGACGTGACCCGCAACGAGCCCTACTTGGGCGCTATCTCGCTGGCGCGCCTGGATACTAAGCCGAATAGCGGCACCAGTGAGATGGATATCCTGGACTACACCATCGACGACAACGGCACCATGACTAGTGCCATCGTGGCCGGCGCTGACGTACGCTCGGAGAATTTCCGCGCTGACTGGGATTCCGAGTACAAGCAGTATTCACTGGGGCTCGAACATGATTTCAGCGACCGCCTGCGCGTCAAGGCATTGGTTGGGGCCACGAAATCGGTGATGGACAACCGCGAAGTGACTGTGGTTTATGAGCACTTTAGCGATGGCGATACGGTCAACGATGGCGAGGAGGACGAATACTCGCGGCAGAACGTCGCTTACGCGGACGCCGACGACTGGGTCAGCTGGAACTACAATGGCTCCACTTCCCTTGACATGGCGTATGGCTTTGATCTCTCCAACCCGGCCAACTGGGAGCTGTCCGAATATCGCGACCGCCTCTATGACGCCAGTTCAGAGACAGAACACGCAAGCTTCGACCTGGAGTTCGACCTGAGTGACGCCTTCACCCTGAAGGCTGGCGCCAGCAGCAAGTTCTACGGATACGAAATTCGTGGCCAGCGTGCCGACAAGCTGTTTTCCGAAGCTGATATTGAGGACGGGACGAGGGACGGTAACGCTTGTGGTATAAGTGCAGCACTGAGTGGCGGGGACGGTAGCACGGTAAATTCCGGTGGCCAGACCTATTTCATGGCCGATTTTGCCCGTTCTTCCGAACTGATGGCCTCCGGATGCTGGGATTACGCGCCGCGCGCCGGTGACAACCGCAAGGTGGACGAGGACAGCCTGGGTTACTTCGCGCAGATCGATATGGACACCGAAGTATTCGGTCACCGGTTGCGCGGCAACCTGGGTGTGCGCCAGGTCACCACCGAGCTGGCCGCCACCGGTCTGACCGTCTTCACCGACGAAGATGATGTGGACCAAGAGGTGTATGCAACTGTCAAGCACGAGTACGACGACACTTTGCCGGCCCTGAATCTCGCCTACAACCTGAGCGACGATGTGATACTGCGCGCAGGCGCGGCCAAGGTGATGAGCCGGCCCAACCTTACCGACCTCAACCCGGGCGGCTCGGTTTCCATCTTTGGCGAGCCCAGAGTGAGCTACGGCAATCCCTATATCGAACCCTTCCGCGCCAAGGCTTACGACCTCTCCGCCGAATGGTACTTTGCCGAAAATGCATTGGTGAGCTTGGCGCTATTCCAGAAGGATATCGACTCTTTCCCCACCTCGGATAGAGTGGACATGCCCTGGAGCGAAACCGGCCTGCCGGACAGCATGCTGGGTGCTCAGGTCGACCAGCTCAAAGACGCGGTGTTTGAAGTGTCGCGCAGGGTTAACGGCGGTGGTGCGGAGGTTAAAGGCTGGGAGCTGCAATACCAGCAGCCGCTGACCTTCCTGCCCGGCCCCGAATGGGTAAGGGATTTCGGTGTGCAGAGCAACTACACACGGGTCGAGGGCGAGACCGACAGCGGCAACCCCTTTACCGGCCTGTCCGAAGAGTCTTACAACTTCACCCTCTACTGGGAGAATGAGGACTTCCAGGCGCGCATTTCCAATGCCTACCGGGGTGAATACTTCAGGAACCTTAGCCGTGAAGAGAAAGTCGGCGCCAGTAACCATATCGACCTGTCCGCCAGCTACAACGTTAACGACAACTGGAAGCTGAGTTTCGAGGCCATCAATATCGGTGATGAGCCCAAGTACAGATACCTGGGTGAAGATGAAAAGCGCCTTTACGATGAGCACTTTACCGGTGCCCAGTACTACCTGGGTGCTACTTACCGCTACTGA
- a CDS encoding TRAP transporter small permease, producing MNRIEKLLEIFLGSLLALMVLDVTWQILTRFLPMSPSSYTEELARYLLVWIGLLGGAYAYRKKSHLGIDLLTNALPEKIGRQVQILTIFLCFAFAASAMVFGGVKLVALTVELNQLSAALNIPMGIVYSVIPLSGGLICLFSLDQLVQLLSGKKERIATAVKTASA from the coding sequence ATGAATAGAATAGAAAAACTGCTGGAAATCTTCCTCGGCAGCCTGCTGGCGCTGATGGTGCTGGACGTCACCTGGCAGATACTCACCCGCTTCCTGCCCATGAGCCCCAGCTCCTATACCGAGGAACTGGCGCGCTACCTGCTGGTCTGGATCGGTCTGCTCGGCGGCGCCTATGCCTACCGCAAAAAATCCCATCTGGGTATCGACCTGCTGACCAATGCCCTGCCGGAAAAAATCGGCAGGCAGGTTCAAATTCTCACCATATTCCTGTGCTTCGCCTTTGCCGCATCGGCCATGGTGTTCGGCGGTGTCAAACTGGTGGCGCTGACTGTCGAACTGAACCAGCTGTCCGCGGCACTGAATATTCCCATGGGTATTGTCTACAGCGTGATACCCCTGTCCGGCGGCTTGATCTGTCTCTTCAGTCTGGACCAACTGGTCCAACTGTTGAGCGGAAAGAAAGAACGCATTGCAACAGCCGTAAAAACTGCGTCCGCCTAG
- a CDS encoding TRAP transporter large permease, whose product MEITAAVLLISFLLLLALNVPISVSIGIATLLTMLITIDVVPALITMAQRMASGIDSFALLAIPFFIFSGLLMGSGGIARRIIDFARVLVGMLPGGLAFVNIISCTLFGSISGSAVAATSAIGGFMIPSMTKEGYDKNFNTAVTVASSTTGLLIPPSNILIVYSLASGGVSIAALFIAGYLPGLLVAVGLMLVCGIWAKAKGYPVGEVTPWREALRKTLDAIPSLFLVVVVIGGIISGIFTATEASAIAVLYSLLLSVLVYREVKVSQLPELLVKAVETTAIVMFLIAASSAMSWILSYENIPQTISEALITISENPLLILLTINLVLLVVGAFMDMTPAVLIFTPIFLPVAVELGMSPLQFGIVMILNLCIGLCTPPVGSVLFVGASISKTSITQLIRPLLPMYAVMFLVLILVTYVPAISEYLPRALGLIE is encoded by the coding sequence ATGGAAATCACCGCAGCCGTATTGCTGATCAGCTTCCTGCTCCTGCTGGCGCTGAACGTCCCTATTTCCGTCAGTATTGGTATCGCCACCCTGCTGACCATGCTGATAACCATCGATGTGGTACCGGCACTGATCACCATGGCCCAGCGCATGGCCAGTGGGATCGACAGTTTCGCGCTGTTGGCGATTCCATTTTTCATTTTCTCGGGGCTGCTGATGGGCAGCGGCGGAATCGCGCGACGAATTATCGACTTCGCGCGGGTATTGGTGGGCATGTTGCCCGGCGGCCTGGCGTTCGTGAACATCATCAGCTGCACCCTGTTCGGTTCCATTTCCGGTTCCGCGGTGGCCGCCACCTCGGCGATCGGCGGATTCATGATTCCGTCGATGACCAAGGAAGGCTACGACAAAAATTTCAATACAGCCGTTACCGTGGCCTCCTCCACCACCGGCCTGCTGATACCCCCGAGCAATATCCTGATCGTGTACTCCCTGGCCAGCGGAGGCGTGTCCATTGCCGCGCTGTTTATCGCCGGCTACCTGCCCGGGCTGCTGGTGGCCGTGGGGCTGATGTTGGTCTGTGGAATCTGGGCCAAAGCCAAGGGCTATCCGGTGGGGGAAGTCACCCCCTGGCGGGAGGCGCTGCGCAAAACCCTGGACGCGATACCCAGCCTGTTCCTGGTGGTGGTGGTTATCGGCGGCATTATCAGCGGTATCTTCACCGCTACCGAGGCCAGTGCCATCGCGGTGCTCTACTCGCTATTGCTCTCGGTGCTGGTATACCGGGAAGTCAAAGTCTCGCAATTGCCGGAACTGTTGGTAAAGGCAGTGGAAACCACAGCGATAGTGATGTTCCTGATCGCCGCCTCCTCGGCCATGTCCTGGATACTCTCCTACGAGAATATTCCCCAGACCATCAGTGAGGCTCTGATCACCATCAGCGAAAATCCGCTGCTGATCCTGCTTACCATCAACCTGGTCCTGTTGGTGGTGGGGGCCTTTATGGACATGACCCCGGCAGTTCTGATCTTTACCCCCATATTCCTGCCGGTGGCCGTGGAGCTGGGCATGTCCCCGTTGCAGTTCGGCATCGTCATGATCCTCAACCTCTGTATCGGGCTGTGCACACCTCCGGTGGGCAGCGTGCTGTTTGTGGGCGCAAGCATTTCCAAAACCTCGATCACCCAGCTTATCCGACCGCTGCTGCCAATGTATGCGGTGATGTTCCTTGTGCTGATACTGGTGACCTATGTGCCAGCGATCAGTGAGTACCTGCCGCGGGCGTTGGGATTGATCGAATAG
- a CDS encoding glycoside hydrolase family 28 protein, with protein sequence MRKSKNKSTFQHVLALALFALLSPSAGADEWELAEHIVADIQLPNIPDKTYRITDFGAKPGADARRAILEAIKVASENGGGKVVIPKGRWLSNGPVVLQSRIELRLEEDATLLFSREPEHYLPVVKTRWEGTELFSYSPLVYASNVEDVAITGKGTIDGNRNSEFKDWHPLQSKDMHRLRRMGAEGVPVEERIFAEGTYLRPPLVQFFRARRVLLEDYTALNSPFWVNHLVYTEDATVKGIRVDSHFSNNDGIDIESSKNVLVENSWFRTGDDSVVIKSGRDLDGRKIGIPSERIVVRHNDMGGEDGIALGSEMSGGIKQVFFSDNILRQGESAFRFKSNLDRGGLVETVRFRNLKVESFKNLFWFQLNYPGELGGFFPSTYRDIVFENIDVEEVGTFLEVHAPSSAPLQDVLFKDVIVDQVETPMVIENAVNLKFDAVKLGSQRIDGVLSWHETEKKEITR encoded by the coding sequence ATGCGGAAGAGCAAGAATAAGAGCACTTTTCAACATGTGCTCGCTCTCGCTTTGTTCGCACTCCTATCTCCATCGGCGGGTGCGGACGAATGGGAGCTTGCCGAGCATATCGTTGCGGATATTCAACTGCCGAACATTCCGGATAAAACATACAGAATTACCGACTTTGGTGCCAAGCCGGGAGCTGACGCTAGGCGGGCGATACTGGAAGCCATAAAGGTCGCTTCTGAAAATGGCGGCGGAAAGGTGGTGATCCCTAAAGGCAGGTGGTTGAGCAATGGCCCCGTTGTCTTGCAAAGTCGTATAGAACTCCGCCTGGAGGAAGACGCCACTCTGTTATTTTCCCGCGAGCCGGAACACTACCTGCCGGTTGTAAAGACCCGATGGGAAGGCACCGAATTGTTTAGCTACTCGCCGTTGGTTTATGCCAGCAATGTGGAAGATGTGGCAATAACCGGCAAGGGCACTATCGACGGCAACCGGAACAGCGAATTCAAGGATTGGCATCCGTTGCAATCCAAGGATATGCACAGGTTGCGCAGGATGGGAGCCGAAGGAGTCCCCGTTGAGGAACGCATCTTTGCTGAGGGAACCTATCTTCGTCCACCGCTGGTGCAGTTCTTCCGTGCCCGGCGGGTCTTGCTGGAGGATTACACAGCTCTGAACTCGCCTTTCTGGGTAAACCACCTTGTCTATACAGAAGATGCCACAGTTAAGGGTATTCGTGTCGACAGTCACTTTTCGAACAATGACGGAATCGATATAGAGTCGAGCAAAAATGTGCTGGTCGAGAACAGCTGGTTCCGGACCGGTGATGATTCGGTGGTGATTAAATCCGGCCGCGACCTGGACGGCCGCAAAATCGGCATCCCCAGCGAGAGAATTGTTGTGCGCCACAATGATATGGGCGGAGAAGATGGTATAGCCCTTGGCAGTGAAATGTCCGGTGGTATCAAGCAGGTATTTTTCTCCGATAACATACTGCGCCAGGGAGAGTCCGCCTTTCGTTTCAAGTCAAACCTCGATCGCGGTGGTTTGGTGGAAACTGTCCGCTTCCGCAATCTGAAAGTGGAATCGTTCAAGAACCTGTTCTGGTTTCAGTTGAATTACCCGGGAGAACTGGGTGGATTTTTCCCTTCTACCTATCGGGATATCGTTTTCGAGAATATTGATGTAGAGGAGGTGGGTACCTTTCTGGAGGTTCACGCACCATCGTCTGCGCCGCTTCAGGATGTGTTGTTCAAGGATGTCATTGTCGACCAAGTGGAAACCCCAATGGTTATAGAAAACGCAGTAAATCTGAAATTTGATGCAGTAAAACTAGGCAGTCAGCGAATTGATGGCGTACTTAGCTGGCATGAAACAGAGAAAAAGGAGATAACGCGATGA